A stretch of DNA from Ovis aries strain OAR_USU_Benz2616 breed Rambouillet chromosome 14, ARS-UI_Ramb_v3.0, whole genome shotgun sequence:
GAGGACCTCCCACCCGGCTCCCTTCTCTGTGACTCACAgcttccctctcccaccccacctccgctGGGCACGCACACAGGGAAGAAAGTGGGGACCAAGGGAGGCGCCTTCCCTCAGCAGGGAGGAAGCAGAACTGAATCTCCATGCCGCTGCCCAGGGCCCCTGAACCCTGTGTCCCCAGAGCTGAGCGTCCCGACCCCAAAACCAGGGGTTCTACGGCCCTTACCTCAGTAATGACTTTCCAGTTCAAGAAAGGAGTGTTGTGTTTGAAATcctggaggaagaaggaaagatgaATGGGCCACAGGGAAAGAGGATTCAGAGGGTGGAGTGTGGCAGCCTGTTGTGAAAGTTTCAAGATGATGTGCAAGAACGGGTTTTGGTGTCTGGGTGTAGTTTGGGGTTAGATGAGGATAATCCTCCAGGAGACTGAGGGTGTTAACACTGCTGATGGTACTGGTGATAAGACTTGGGGGAGATGATGCATCTCAGAAGTGGGCAGAGGGAGAATTTTGCGACAGGTAGACTGGAGCAGAGGGGTAGCTGccttgagggagggagggaagagggacagGATCACCAGGATTCCCATTTCTTCAAAGAGTGAGAGTTCTCCTACCTGCCAGAGCCGCCTGAAGTAGAGGAGGGCACGAgtgctggggggtggggcttGGCCCTGTGGATGGAAGTGGGGAGTGAGCCGGTGAGCAAGGCGCCTGTCCCCAGCCCACCCTCACCTGAACCCCTGCTCCTGCCTCCCTCAGCCTTCAGAATTCACTGTGACTGAGGTCTGGGGGGAGCTGCTACCTCTAGGGACACCAGAATACTGTTttgggggacagggagagggagGCTAGGTCTCTGGAGCCACTAGCTGCCCCTCTGTCACCCCCACAGCACATGACAGCTTTGTTCTCTAGCCCagttccaccccccacccccagcctcagaGAGAACACAACCTCAGGTCCTGCCCCCTGGACCTTCCCACCTTACTACCTGCCCACCTCCCAGAGATGTGGAGCTGAAGTCCCCCCTTCCAaccaccccatcccctccccatcccccagaaCAACAGTGGAGACGTTAAGAAAGGAGCAGAGACCAGGAGTGTGGGATAGCTGAGATTTATTCTGGAGCAAGCATTAAGGTTAGTAGGGAGATAGTGGTGTTTAAAGAATGGGTCGGGGGGCGGGGCTCCCCTCCATCTGGTAGCTCCGTGTCTGGAAGTCACGGGGTGCGAAAGCTCCTCTGGTCCTGGGCAAAGAAAAAAGTTCCAAGGGAGAGCTCAAGGACTAGGGATTTGGTGAGCAGTGGACCAAGGCAGGGGTAGATGGGACCTCGGCATCAGAAATCTACCAGGACCTTTGCGCCCACGGCTGTCATccagtcaagtccagctcttggGCTTGGAAACCCCCATACCTGCCAGGAACGTGTGGGCCCTGTCCTCACTCCTCATCTGGCCGAGTCCTGGCTCCCTCATTGCCCCTCCCCCTACCATGAAGAAGGTGgatctctccctcctcttctccgCCCATCTCTGTGTCCTGTCCCTTTCCTGGGAGATCTGCTCCTGGGGGAGCCACCCCCCGTGAATCCTGCCTGGCTGTGAGCACTCCCTTTACTGGCCCCCTAGATGTGCAAAAACGTTTGACCCCCTGGGAAGTATCTGTGCATGCCCTGGTTCTCCCATTAAATTCTTAAGTGCCCATGCTCACAGGCCTGAGCATGGTCCACAGCAAGGAGTCTTGCCCTTACCAGAGACCATTAGCTATGAAATAGAAAagtgttttgttcattttgtccCTCCAAGCCAAGACTCTGCTGCAGCTGGGAGCTTCTGCAGCTCCCATCTTTCAGCCCCCATCTTATTCCCAGAGAGTGATGTTCCTGAAGGGGGGActgcctctctgtctccccaCTGACCATCTCCCTCCCCCATGAGTTTTGGAGGGCAAAAATCCTAGTCTGCATTCTTATACTTGAAGGGTCAGGAACTCTAGTTTCTCCAATCAGGTGGTTAGAAGGACTGGGATGGGCAGGGGGGGTCTGACCGCTGGAGAGCAAGCCCCAGTGGCAAGAAGCAGCTGCTTCTTGGCTCTGGGCTCTCACAGGCCATAGAAAGAGGAGCCCAGTGTTGCCATATTGTTCTTTGAAAATGAATCAAACAAAAGGATCAGTGGACCACCGATTGCAGCTTCTGCCTTTGGTATTTGAATCATTTATTTGTCCCTCgccccccattccagtccacccTCTCTGCTCTGGAGATACATCTGCTATTCTGGTGTCAGATCAGCCTGGCCAGGGCTTGCCCTGCGAGAGCAAGGGGTATGCAGGGAAGAAAGACAAGGGGGTTCTGGGCTCTGAGCATCTCCTAAGATTACATATGTGCAGGGCCCAGACTGATGCCTGGAGTgttccttcccttttccctttcttggcATCAATCCTCAGGTGAACTTGAGCTCCCCCTGATGATTCAGTCCATgccctgcctctctctgcctctgctccCTCCCTGGTTCCTGGGGATTAGGCCTACTTACTCTccggggaaactgaggttcaggacTGTTCAGGTCTGCATGTTGAGACATGAAAAAACCTGCTCCCTCCTTATCCCCCACTCCCAGCTGTTTTCaaattctccctctcttttcagGTCTCTGCTGTCCTTCCTCCtcgtttttatcttttctttttaaatgactggCAGAAATGCCTTCTTAATGACCATCATCACTGTTCCCTGGCTCACCTAGCCAGAGTTTAGCTTTCTTCTCTACATCCCTCTCTTAAAAAGATCAGAATGACGCGGCCTTCCAGCCCTTACCTTGTTTAAGGCATCCCAGTTAATGAAGCCCAGCTTGGATTTAAAATTctgcagggaaaaaaagagaagaagactGGCCAAATTGGATCATAGTGTGATTGACTCAGGGCCTCAGGACAAGAGAGGTCAAGGGCCACTGCTGACAAtcattatattgggttggccagaagtTTGATCGGGTTTTCCcaaagatggtatggaaaaaccggaacgaacattttggccaacccaatagccCGAAGACTTCCGCCTGTGGgaccaagagacacaggtttggtttCTAAAGAAGAGTGAGCAGAGCACTCCTGCCGAACTCACCTTCCAGAAAGTGTCGAAGTTGAAGGGCTCAGAAGATGTCTGAGAGTTCTAAGGGACCAATGAGAAACAGGAGAGTAAGAACCCACTCTGTGGGCTGGAGGCAGGagtggggagggcaggcaggggtgcTTGACACCATGGTCCTGACCCAAGAGGAGGGATGTTCTCACTCACCAAGGTGTTGATTCCACTGACAGCTTCGCCTTCTCCACCAGAGCCCTGCCCCTGCGTGGGGAAAAGGGGACTGATGCTCAAGGCTCCATACATCCTGTCATGCATGCAGCCTACCACCTCTCTCTTCTCAGCGTTTGTACTGTGTGCTCTCTGTCAAGCCATCCACCCCATTTCTTTCCACAGCACCTAAGAGCCACCACCTCCAGAAAGCCTTCCTGGACTGACTTGCTGCTTGCTCTCCAGACTAACCCTACCCAGTCCTTTGAATCAAATCCATATTCTTTCTTCCCCCGATTCCTTGCTCCCCAAACATCACTAGTAGCCAACATGTAGTCCCACTGTGCATGGGGCACTGTGCCTCTTTCCACCACTTTCCCATGTGGAGATGGCTCTGCTTTacagaaggaaactgaagcagagagCAGTCCAGCAGCTTTTCTCAGCTCGTGTCTCCGTGTTAGACTCCAGTGCCAGGACCCTGAACCACCTTGGTGTGATTACGATGCAGAAAGCTCTGCAGTAActgatgcagggggtgcaggtttgatccctggtcagggaactaagggtTTCCCAGgggatgctagtggtaaagaacccgcttgccaatgtaggagacataaaggacatgggttcaacccctgggtcgggaagaccccctggaggacggcatggcaacccactccagtattcttgcctggaggatccccatgggcagaggagcctggtgggctacagtccatagagttgaaaagagctggacatgactaaagcaacttagcacacatgcatggggAAGTAAGGTCCCACACACTGTGGGGCAAgtccaaaaagtaaataaaataaaataaatatccccttgatgacagaggatgtgatggttggatggcatcactgactcgatgggcaggagtttgagtggactctgggagttggtgatggacagggaggcctggcatgctgcagtccatggggtcgaaaagagtcagacacaactgagcgactgaactgaactgactgactattctgttatttttgtctgtttttccacCTCATTACGTATTTAAGACTTTGGTGtgcaaaaagaaaactaaaaatagaattacaaaCTGGGAGGTTTCTTAAAACCTGCCTACCCAGAAAAGGTTAGTGTCCCTGACATGTGAGGAGCTCTTCACAGAGCCTTCTCGCTGTAGTGCCCTCCTCCCCACTGGGCGTGCTCCTCGTCCTCTCACATAGGCTAACAGCCTTGCCAGGACGCTTGTTGGAAACCAGAGTCTCAGCCGCACCCCAgtcctactgaatcagaatctgcgtTTTCACAAGACCTCTGGGCGCTGCCTGTGGACCTTAGTGCAACACCTCCTCTGTCAGCTCAGCAGGTGCTGACAGAGAGCCAGATTTCCAGGATAACTAGGAGGGAAAACTACGCTTTCAAAATCAGTTTCAAAACTCATCACCGAATTCTGTTCACTGGTCGGGTATAGGATATTTGAAACAATCCTGTTTCTAAAAGGACTGGTTTTCGTTCCATTGTTCACAGCCCCAGTCTGTGGTCTAACGTGAGATAGAGCATGTAAGGACCTACAGTTAATGATTACTTGGGAGCTTATTAGTCTTTTGAGGAAAATGCCCATGGTTTCCTCCCCCTGGATTGTAAATTCCCCACAGACAGGGTTGGGACGAAGGCTCGCATTAGGAGAGCAGTGAGCAGAGTTGCATTGAGGAGGGGCACCACTGCAGGGATGAACTGCAGTCACTGCAGGTTCGGCTCTCACCTGACCCCCAGATCCCCCGGAAACGTGTGGGTTGTCACACTGtgggagagacaaagagaagaCTCTCAGTCCCTACCCAGACACCTAGTCCAGCCCCGCAGACTGCAGCCTTTGCACCCCAAGGCTGGTCTGTGTCCATCACCCCATCAGCATCCGCCCCCGTTCCCTGCGGGGACTGAGGGAGCTGTCCTCTTCCACCGTTGCCCACCTTCCATGCCTCTTCACACTCACCTCGGGTTTGTTTCTGCCACCACTTCCAACTCTGCTCCCCGAGGAGGAGTTGGGGTTGTATCCCTACAAGGGAGTGAAAGAGTCCATGTGGGGGCTTCAAAGGACTTGGAAGGGCCCAGAGTTCCCGAAGTAGGGATTGTCCCCATCCCCTCACCCTCTCCTGGAACCTAGAGAGGGGAAGGGACCCCTAGAATCCTTACCTGGGAGGAGCCACCATGATCAGAATTTCTAGTGTCCTGGATGCAGGGAAAGCGGGTGGTACAGAGAGCAGTACGTTACGGCAGCTTACAGCACCTGGCTTGTTCTTGCCTGAGACCTTTCCCAGAACCCCCAAGGAAGCCAGCTGTGCCTCCTCTCTGCAGGCCCCCTGGTCGGAGCTCCACCCTCATCCAGCTCCCAGGTCATGATCCCCTCCTGACCGTCTCATCCCTCGTGTAGGGACACTATTATTAGCATCTACACCGAAGTTCTGTAAGTGTCCTTAAGTCTCCACATGTGGTCCTGTCCCCGTCCTCCTGGGAGCTTCCCAAATAAGTGTCATGTTTCCCGGGGCCCACCTCTCTGGCTCCATCCACCACCCCAGCTCTGGTCAGATTCACCAAGTAGACATGCCTGCAGGCGCAGAGGTTAGACAGGGGACAGCATCCCCCGTCACCAAGTGGATGGCAAGGGGCGAGGGTAAACACAGTAGGCAGGGCACCTCTTCTGGAATTAGAGGGCACGTGTCAGTGGCACCGCCTGGTGGGGCTGGAAGGTGGGCAACATGAGCTGGGGGCCCTGGGATGACAACTCCATTGACGCCAGCTACCCTGGGGCCGGCAGCTTTCAGGAAGACCCTGGAGTGAGTGTCCTCAGCACAGACCACCAGGGGCCCCATCTCTGCCCTTCAACAAAAGAGTAGAACATACCCAGCTGGACCCggagctgctgctgccgccaccaTTGCTGCCGCCGCCGTTACTGCCAGGGCCGCCATTGCTGCCGCCACTGTTACTGCCGGGGCCGCCATTGCTGCCGCCGCCATTACTGCCGGCGCCGCCATTGCTGCCGCCGCCATTACTGCtggagccactgctgctgcttccCTGAGGAGCGGGAAGAGACCAGCATCAGTCACTTGCGTCCTGTCCAACTCggtgcgaccccaaggactgtagcccgccaggctcctctgtccatgggactctccaggcaagaagacgggagtgaatagccattgccttctccaggagatcttccccacccagggatccaaccccagtctccctcattgcaggcagattctttaccgtctgagccgagAGACCAGAGTGAGGTCTAAAGATGAGAACTCCAGGGGAGAAGgctttcctccctctccctcctccctcaggaGTATTTCCCACCCAGTTTGAGAGGAGTAGagtttctctgtctcctcccggGGCAAAAATGCTTCAGGTTGCCCAGTGCTCTTACCCCAGAGTTGCCAGAGCTTCCACCTGAGCCAGGGGGGGTGGTGCACTGTGGAGGGAAGGGAACGGGTGGGGTTCCAGGCAAAGCTGTTCCCCCAGGCCAGGCTCTCCTGCATCCTTGGCTTGGCTTCCTGACCCAGTGCCTCTCTCCCCCAAACCTAGCTCACTCTTTTGAGCCTCGTCCCCACGCCTGTCTCTCCCCAACCAGTCTGCATCTTCCTtccacccctcccctgcctgtCTTTCTCTCCGCTGTGCCTCTCCCAGTTTCTGTCACATGCATCCAGACACCTCTGCCTCTCCAGGCTCTTCCTCTTACTTCCGTATTTCCGTTGCTGCTGCTTCTCACTGAACCAGGTTGGGGTGCAGTTCCCTGTGGGAAGGGTGAGATGAGCTTGGGATCAGGAAGGACATGGGGAGGCACCAAGTGTGTGGgcttgaggggagggagggggcaagcATCAGAGTTGATGGTTACTTTACCTGAGAGTTGGCCCCTGGGTTGAATGGCCCTCTGTGGCCTCCCTGGCCCCAGGAGCCTCCCTGAGCATTAGCTCCAAAGCTGCCACCTGAGCCTCCAGAGAACACGTGGTCGTGGGTgtcccctgggcctccagagctGCCCTGAGAGCCAGGGATGCCGTGGTGTCCAGATGGAGGCTGCCCATTGGTTCCCTGCAAGAAGGACACGGCTGCACTGAGTGTGTGTGACCTCCTCATTCTGGGGTGGGAGAGAGCGGACAGAGCAACTCAGAGAGAAAGGAACCAGAGCAGGGCACGGGGGGAGGCAGGTGGAGAGAGACCCAGGGCAGTGGAGGAGGGAGGCCTGACGTGGAAGGATCACCACCGATGAGGAGGCATCCCTCCTTTCAACTACTTCCCGGGATCCTCAGCCCAGCTGCCCATAGCCTCCCATTTCCACAGCGGCCTTCCAGCCACTCACCCAAGCTCCGTTGCTGCCGGGCGCTCCCTGCCAGGAGCTGTGGGCAGGGTCCACTCCGTGTCCGATGATATTTTCAGCCTGTCTGCCGGCCTCGCTCCCAGTGTTTTTAAGAGCGTGGCTCGCTTCCTTAAGCTTGTGGGCAAGAGCATCCCCCAAGTGGGGGTCCCTGGCCTCCCTGATTCCCAAGCTCGCTTTCTCTCCAGTCCCTTGGCCAATGGCCTTCTCGATTCCTTGGATGGCGGCTTCTCCCAAGGCctctcccaccccctctcccaccccgtGTACAATGGCTTCCCCAACTTTTCCTGCAGAGTCGGCCTCTCCGCTCCGCATTGGGCTAGCCTCTCCACTGCCCAGGAGCAGGAACAGCAGGAGGCAGGCCAGAGACCCCTTTCgcttcatctctgcctctcttcctctctcctgagTGTCTTCTTTCTACCCAGGTTCCTTTTCGGGCCCTGTCGCTTCCCTGATGTCTGCCggcccttctcccttctctccttccttctggcTTCTTGTTCGCCCTCCCTCTGGGACTGCAGCCTGCTCTCTCCCTCCCGAGATGCCCTTGTCTTCCTAAAGTCCTCCTCCACGCCACTACTCCTTATAGTGTAGCTTGGGAGAAGGTGGCAGGGCTGGGTGGTTCAGGGTCCCTCCCCACAGTGACTCAGATCCAACCACCCGATAGGGTAATGAGCTGTAATTGTGAGTCTTCGTGTCTGTGTCGAAACAGAGAGGGAGTCCGTGcatcagggagggaggaagaaatgggATGAGGTCGGTGCCAAAGTGTTCTGATTTCCCAACCCCAGGAATTTGGGgcgcagggtgggggtgggggcatctGGGGAGCTAggtggtggggtggaggggacTTAGGAGGGAGGAATCAGACAGGACGTCAAAAGAGGAAGTGAGGGTAAGGAGCCCAGTGGAACAGGACCCATCCTAGGTGTAAGCCAGCCTGATCCGGGGCACCATGATGGGCGCAGGTGACCTTCGCCAGCCTTCATCTCTACCATCTCTCTCCTATACTGCCACCTACAGGTGAGAGCCTGACACTGCCATGCCTTCCAGCCACAGAGAGCCTGGGACCCCAGGCATCAGTTAGGGAAGGAAGTGGCCACGACCCTGAGTGGTCATCAGGGCATGTCAGTTAGCATCTGGGCTGAGAAAGCTGGGTGTGGAGCAGGGGAGCTGGGCGGGCGAGCCAGCCCCAGGGAACGAGTGGGAGGGAAAGACCTAGGGAGGGTGCAGCTGACCCAGGAACCTATCCTGTTTACCAGGCCTGACCCAGGCACCTATCCTGTCTGCCAGGCCTGGAGGGGGCACATGTGTGAGCTCACAGCCTGCTGTGAGGGCTGGGACTACACCagctcacccctccccacccctagcTGCTCCCCAACGAGCCAGAGCAGCCCTGGCAAGGGAGGAGGGGTTAACACAGTGGTCCTCTCCCCTGGGCCCAGCTCGGGATGCAGAGCTCGAGCATCCTCCAGAGGGCTCATGGCTCGCTGCTCAGCAAGTGTGGCTGCTTCTCCCACTCCCATGAACCCCAGGTCCTCCCATTTGACACTGCCTTGTGTTTCTGGGACTCATCGCCCAGTTAGGAGGGGCCAGTTTCCATCTGCCTTTCTCAATgtctctcagtcagtctctctccACCCCAGCACCCGCACCCCAACTTGTAACATCCCTCATCTCTCACGATGTAAACACTGCCTGTCTTCCGCTGCTCCTTCCTACTTCCCTATTTTTTTCCATCACTGACtctttaatgataataatagtgacAGTGGTAATACAATAGTAGTCGTCATCATCTTTGTATCTGCACTTGATCCACGGCTTTCTATTTGCCCAGCACTGGACTAAGCACTTTAAGGCTCAGACAGCCCTGGAAGAATCGGTCTTATTATTACCCGCATTTAAGGACAGAGACCTTGGTGCTCAGAGAGGATATAGTAAGTGTGCAGTAGTGGCAAAGCCCAGCCCCGGCTGGCTCGCTCCTGAGCCTGGTTCCCAGCGTACTCTGTCTTCTTGGTGCCTGAGACCCTCCTCTGGTTTTCAGAACCTTCATTCTCCTCTGGGTAGTATTGGTTTGGGTTTTGCTCTGGGGCCATGTGCGGGACAGAGAGCATAAATCTCAGGCCTCTGGCATTAGTGATGGACACCCCACACCCCCCGGGACTCACTGCTCCCCACCCGCACAGGACCTCGGGGCAGGAGGTGGCACACAAGCTCGCCAACTCCAAGGCTCCTTCCCACACTTCCCTCATGGGACATCCTCACCATGGCATAGAGCTGCCCtgttccttcttctttctctctccttcttggaGCCAGCTTACCTTCTTAAGTATATTTTAAGAGAATACTTTATATCACTACTCTAAGTAGAAAGCTAGAATCACTAGCCCATAAAtagaaagtacaaaaaaaaaaaaaagtgagaagcaAGCAATTGTATCACACTATAGCTGGTGGCAGTTCCTGTAtcctctttgtttaaaaaaaaaaaaagcttagcaCATCTGAGAAAGATGTTCTGAGCCCACAAGCACTTAAATGGAGTCTCCTTCTTCACCTAATCAGAAAGTTTCTTAAACGTTTTAAGAAAACAGTTAAGTTTCTCACTTTTTGATTCAGACTTATTCAAAGCCATGTTCACAAGCCATCTAAATTCTCCCATGCCACCAGTAGTCCCATTTATAGCTTCTGGAAAAATACTGCCCTCAGACATCTGTGGACCTGAGGGGTCACTTCAAATCAGTCTGAAGGCATGTTTATTAAATACTTATTGTGTATTAAATACCTGTTGTGTATTTAATAAACGAAGACTAGGTGCTTTCACATGAAtgatctcatttagtcctcactaTAATCTTGAGAGATAGATAttattcccattctacagatgaggtaACTGAGGTCGTGAGCTGTTTAACACACATACAAAATCATATACAAGATCATGGCAAAATGGAGCTGTCAGAATCTGACCTaaatctgtctgactccaaacaGCCTTTTCTCCTACAGCTCGGTGCCTCTTCTCTTCTTGTATGCATAACAGTATCCACAAATCTGATATGCCCAAGACCCTCTGATTTCAGCTTTTCTCTCTAATTcactatttcattcattcaacaagtgcttattgagtgcttactctgtGTCATGCCTGTTCTAGGCATGGAGTACAGCATGGAACAAGATCATGAGAATCTCCCTCCTTGGGGAGCTCACGTTCACTAAGGGGAGATTGAACAATGAACATATCAGGTGATGAAGAGTCTTATAAAGAAAGatacagaggatcctgctgtgatttatgtcggagtgtgttttgcctatgttctcctctaggagttttatagtttctggtcttacatttagatctttaatccattttgagtttatttttgtgtatggtgttagaaagtgttctagtttcattcttttacaagtggttgaccagttttcccagcaccatttggcaaagagattgtctttaatccattgtatattcttgcttcctttgtcaaagataaggtgtccataggtgtgtggatttatctctgggttttctattttgttccattgatctatatttctgtctttgtgccagtaccatactgtcttgatgactgtggctttgtagtagaacctgaagtcaggcaggttgattcctccagttccattcttctttctcaagattgctttggctattcaggatagtggaaataaaagcaaagataaacaaatgggacctaattaaacttaaaagcttctgcacaacaaaggaaactataagcaaggtgaaaagacagccttcagaatgggagaaaataatagcaaatgaagcaactgacaaacaactaatctcaaaaatatacaagcaactcctgaagctcaattccagaaaaataagccacccaatcaaaaaatgggccaaagaactaaatagacatttctccaaagaagacacagatggctaacaaacacatgaaaagatgctcaacatcactcattatcagagaaatgcaaatcaaaaccacaatgagttaccacaatgaggtaccatcgcCAGTCAGAAatatataagcaataaatgctggagagggtgtagagaaaagggaaccctcttacactgttggagggaatgcaaactagtacagccactacggagaacagtgtggagattccttaaaaaactgcaaatagaactgccttatgacccagcaatcccactgctgggcatacacatcgaggagaccagaattgaaagagacacgtgtaccccaatattcatcacagcactgtttataatagccaggacatggaaccaacctagatgtccatcagcagatgaatggataagaaagctgtggtacatacacacaatggagtattactcagccattaaaaagaatacatttgaatcag
This window harbors:
- the DMKN gene encoding dermokine isoform X2; translation: MKRKGSLACLLLFLLLGSGEASPMRSGEADSAGKVGEAIVHGVGEGVGEALGEAAIQGIEKAIGQGTGEKASLGIREARDPHLGDALAHKLKEASHALKNTGSEAGRQAENIIGHGVDPAHSSWQGAPGSNGAWGTNGQPPSGHHGIPGSQGSSGGPGDTHDHVFSGGSGGSFGANAQGGSWGQGGHRGPFNPGANSQGTAPQPGSVRSSSNGNTECTTPPGSGGSSGNSGGSSSSGSSSNGGGSNGGAGSNGGGSNGGPGSNSGGSNGGPGSNGGGSNGGGSSSSGSSWDTRNSDHGGSSQGYNPNSSSGSRVGSGGRNKPECDNPHVSGGSGGQGQGSGGEGEAVSGINTLNSQTSSEPFNFDTFWKNFKSKLGFINWDALNKGQAPPPSTRALLYFRRLWQDFKHNTPFLNWKVITEGEDVPSLQKRAGGAGQNYNYNQQGPPAALGGQYPVKTPAKGGVTVSSSASRMHPSLLQWVKFW
- the DMKN gene encoding dermokine isoform X1, which codes for MKRKGSLACLLLFLLLGSGEASPMRSGEADSAGKVGEAIVHGVGEGVGEALGEAAIQGIEKAIGQGTGEKASLGIREARDPHLGDALAHKLKEASHALKNTGSEAGRQAENIIGHGVDPAHSSWQGAPGSNGAWGTNGQPPSGHHGIPGSQGSSGGPGDTHDHVFSGGSGGSFGANAQGGSWGQGGHRGPFNPGANSQGTAPQPGSVRSSSNGNTECTTPPGSGGSSGNSGGSSSSGSSSNGGGSNGGAGSNGGGSNGGPGSNSGGSNGGPGSNGGGSNGGGSSSSGSSWDTRNSDHGGSSQGYNPNSSSGSRVGSGGRNKPECDNPHVSGGSGGQGQGSGGEGEAVSGINTLNSQTSSEPFNFDTFWKNFKSKLGFINWDALNKGQAPPPSTRALLYFRRLWQDFKHNTPFLNWKVITEGEDVPSLQKRAGGAGQPGTGWQDTVAGTAKNYNYNQQGPPAALGGQYPVKTPAKGGVTVSSSASRMHPSLLQWVKFW